The Sesamum indicum cultivar Zhongzhi No. 13 linkage group LG2, S_indicum_v1.0, whole genome shotgun sequence genome contains a region encoding:
- the LOC105175001 gene encoding cold-inducible RNA-binding protein, whose product MARRVASELFVSRLSFYITTGELKRLFSPFGLIEEVRLIKDPRTQRPKGFGFVKFASELDAQNALKAMNGRIVDGRLIFVEFAETTKPGKRT is encoded by the exons ATGGCCAGAAGAGTTGCCTCTGAGCTTTTTGTAAGca GGTTGTCGTTTTACATCACTACTGGAGAATTGAAGAGGTTATTCTCCCCGTTTGGTTTAATTGAAGAAG TGAGGCTTATCAAAGACCCTAGGACCCAACGGCCTAAAGGGTTTGGGTTCGTCAAATTTGCATCCGAGCTGGATGCGCAAAATGCACTGAAGGCTATGAATGGCAGG ATAGTGGATGGAAGGTTGATTTTTGTGGAATTTGCCGAAACTACAAAACCTGGGAAAAGAACTTGA